From Staphylococcus delphini, one genomic window encodes:
- a CDS encoding isochorismatase family protein — protein MNFENTALVLVDLQKGIANMGETAPHSVSTVLDNASQMVKLFKENNGFIAFVRVNFHDGQDALKPNAMRPLPGGEPAPDFAELADELGAEPHDYIVNKRGFSGFFGTDLDLQLRRRGIKNIILGGISTHVGVDTTARDAYQHAYNQYFLSDMMSAPEASLHNFSIEHTFPLMGQVLTTAEMIAQLQSEK, from the coding sequence ATGAATTTTGAAAATACAGCTTTAGTACTTGTCGATTTACAAAAAGGGATTGCCAACATGGGAGAGACTGCACCGCACAGCGTCTCGACCGTATTAGATAACGCGAGCCAAATGGTGAAGTTATTTAAAGAAAATAATGGTTTCATCGCTTTTGTACGCGTTAATTTTCATGATGGACAAGATGCCTTAAAACCGAATGCGATGCGCCCATTACCTGGAGGCGAACCTGCACCTGACTTTGCGGAACTTGCAGATGAACTTGGTGCAGAACCGCATGATTACATTGTGAACAAACGTGGCTTTAGTGGCTTTTTCGGGACAGATCTCGACTTGCAACTTCGTCGTCGTGGCATTAAAAACATCATTCTCGGTGGTATTTCAACGCATGTCGGTGTTGATACGACTGCACGTGATGCGTACCAACATGCCTACAATCAATATTTCCTCTCTGATATGATGTCAGCACCTGAGGCATCATTGCACAACTTTTCAATTGAGCACACTTTCCCGCTCATGGGACAAGTTTTAACAACAGCAGAAATGATCGCACAACTTCAATCTGAAAAATAA
- the spn gene encoding SPIN family peroxidase inhibitor, which translates to MKKTLVAGFAVAALSTGIFAVSNEANAQVTSQNGIILHDDSKLLEHELQYVDVLVNPNANPQTKERLQTYFKNLGLNSVSEIIQKAKQDGLDTSKYDHLI; encoded by the coding sequence ATGAAAAAAACATTAGTTGCAGGTTTCGCAGTAGCCGCTTTATCAACAGGTATTTTTGCAGTGAGTAACGAGGCAAATGCGCAAGTCACATCACAAAATGGTATCATTTTACATGACGACTCAAAATTACTCGAACATGAATTACAATATGTAGATGTCTTAGTCAATCCAAATGCAAACCCACAGACAAAAGAACGTCTCCAAACATACTTTAAAAATCTAGGTTTAAATTCAGTGAGTGAGATCATTCAAAAAGCAAAACAAGACGGTCTCGACACTTCAAAATACGATCATTTAATTTAA
- a CDS encoding Lrp/AsnC family transcriptional regulator gives MRALIDSEKEGDEMDEIDVQILKLLKTNARMRVKTISSIVMLSEPSVKNRISKMIESGVIDGFHVDVNYEKLGYMIGFFMKITEIKMAISEFEKRIQEFPDFQEYYAVTGTEKFIIKGHTKDIASLNAVILKMERMAEFNTSIVLHKMKLDD, from the coding sequence GTGAGAGCCCTTATTGATAGCGAGAAAGAAGGCGATGAGATGGATGAAATCGATGTACAAATATTAAAACTGTTGAAAACCAATGCACGCATGAGAGTGAAAACTATTTCTTCTATTGTCATGTTATCTGAACCGAGTGTGAAAAATCGAATTTCAAAAATGATTGAATCTGGTGTGATTGACGGCTTTCATGTAGATGTCAATTATGAAAAGTTAGGTTATATGATCGGTTTTTTTATGAAAATTACAGAAATTAAAATGGCAATTTCAGAGTTTGAAAAGCGGATTCAAGAATTTCCTGATTTTCAAGAGTATTATGCGGTGACAGGGACGGAAAAGTTTATTATTAAAGGACATACGAAAGATATTGCGAGTTTGAATGCGGTGATTTTGAAGATGGAGCGCATGGCAGAGTTTAATACATCGATTGTTTTGCATAAAATGAAGTTGGATGATTAG
- a CDS encoding pyridoxal phosphate-dependent decarboxylase family protein → MNIDIKKAHTQFNHVVYDEVAHLLNRKMKDLPATLQPTAHMITKYQHMSFPKEGKAVDEVMDLLHNEILTYNYRANHPRAFSFIPGPASELSWLTDLLTSAHNIHASNFANAPLPIAIEHALIRYLSEKIGFDSTQSGGVFVSGGSMATLTAITAGRDAMIPISQMSNATVYLTAQAHFSVAKALHIAGFAESQLRYIPTDDLYAMDVTALEHQIEFDIAQGYHPIMIIATTGTTNTGAIDDLNRITRIAQQHRLWVHADGAYGLSHIFTDEGKQLLKDIDKVDSVTWDAHKLLFQTYSCAMVIVKNKNHLLSTYGVEAEYLDDITSTNENIDPEKLGIELTRPPRGLKLWVTLQVLGEDEIRRRIEHGQEMARYAAHQIQQMSDWKIVTAPQLSIVNFRYEDPQMSPEENDKVMQYAASRIAQSGYAVAYTTELNHRRVIRFCTIHPETTHADIDGTLQRLNTYVHEASG, encoded by the coding sequence ATGAACATAGATATAAAAAAAGCACATACTCAATTCAACCATGTCGTCTATGATGAAGTGGCACACTTATTAAATAGAAAAATGAAAGATTTACCCGCGACACTTCAACCCACAGCGCACATGATCACCAAATACCAACATATGTCGTTTCCTAAAGAAGGCAAAGCGGTAGATGAAGTGATGGATTTACTGCACAACGAAATCTTAACTTATAACTACCGTGCGAACCATCCGCGTGCCTTTTCATTTATTCCTGGTCCAGCCTCCGAACTATCTTGGCTGACTGATCTTTTAACAAGCGCTCATAATATTCATGCATCAAATTTTGCGAATGCCCCGTTGCCTATTGCGATTGAGCACGCCCTCATCCGTTATTTAAGTGAAAAAATAGGGTTTGATTCCACACAATCAGGTGGTGTATTCGTGTCAGGCGGTTCGATGGCAACATTGACTGCGATTACTGCCGGAAGAGATGCGATGATTCCAATCTCTCAAATGTCTAATGCGACCGTCTATTTAACAGCTCAAGCACACTTTTCTGTCGCAAAAGCGTTACATATCGCAGGTTTTGCAGAATCACAACTTCGCTATATTCCAACTGATGATTTATATGCGATGGACGTGACCGCTTTAGAACATCAAATTGAATTCGACATTGCGCAAGGTTATCACCCCATTATGATTATCGCGACGACGGGCACTACGAATACAGGTGCAATCGATGACTTAAATCGCATTACACGTATCGCGCAACAACATCGCCTGTGGGTTCATGCTGATGGCGCTTACGGTTTATCACATATTTTTACTGATGAAGGTAAACAATTATTAAAGGATATCGATAAAGTGGATAGTGTCACGTGGGATGCCCATAAACTGTTATTTCAAACGTATAGTTGTGCGATGGTGATCGTTAAAAATAAAAATCATCTGCTTTCAACTTATGGCGTCGAAGCTGAATATTTAGATGATATTACTTCAACAAATGAAAATATCGACCCAGAAAAATTAGGTATTGAATTGACACGCCCACCTCGAGGATTGAAATTGTGGGTAACATTACAAGTGCTCGGTGAAGATGAAATCAGACGTCGCATTGAACATGGGCAAGAAATGGCACGTTATGCTGCACACCAAATTCAACAAATGAGCGATTGGAAAATTGTCACAGCGCCACAACTTTCCATTGTGAATTTTCGTTATGAAGACCCTCAAATGTCACCCGAAGAAAATGATAAAGTGATGCAATACGCCGCTTCACGTATTGCGCAATCCGGCTATGCTGTAGCGTATACAACAGAATTAAACCATCGTCGTGTCATTCGCTTTTGCACCATTCATCCAGAGACCACACATGCAGATATCGATGGGACTTTACAACGATTGAATACGTATGTCCACGAAGCATCTGGATAA
- a CDS encoding TetR/AcrR family transcriptional regulator codes for MSKRSDALRNEQHILTTAQTLFNDATVEKVSMKKIAETAQIGTGTLYRHFSNKSDICSTLLAHEVTQMFARINRHQQKVDDSHEQLRFIFLSLIKLMEDNVNLLKEIERTDKQKRVMMQTPFYVKLKEEVMACVTQLNIVKDPDFLSDMLINSFSADVFEYQHYVKGIPSEQFVDRILKIFIRGVQS; via the coding sequence GTGTCAAAGCGTAGTGATGCCCTTAGAAACGAACAACACATTCTGACTACAGCACAAACATTGTTTAATGATGCCACTGTTGAAAAGGTCAGTATGAAAAAAATTGCGGAAACAGCTCAAATTGGTACAGGAACACTTTATCGTCATTTCTCCAACAAGTCCGATATTTGTTCAACTTTGCTCGCACATGAAGTGACGCAAATGTTTGCACGTATCAATCGCCATCAACAAAAGGTAGACGATTCACATGAACAACTCCGCTTCATTTTTTTATCACTGATTAAGCTAATGGAAGACAATGTCAACCTACTAAAAGAAATTGAGCGCACAGACAAACAAAAACGCGTCATGATGCAAACACCTTTTTACGTGAAGTTAAAAGAAGAAGTGATGGCCTGTGTCACACAACTCAACATAGTGAAAGACCCAGATTTCCTTAGCGACATGCTCATCAATTCATTTTCAGCGGATGTGTTTGAATATCAACATTACGTCAAAGGGATTCCGTCTGAACAGTTTGTCGACCGGATTTTAAAAATTTTTATTCGTGGCGTTCAATCATAA